The Micromonospora sp. NBC_00421 genome contains a region encoding:
- a CDS encoding 2'-5' RNA ligase family protein: MRTVELLCCPTLEETVRAAWGRLAGAGLPSLARHGHPTNRPHLTLAAVEAFPPGAVDRLAGLLDAALPLPVRLERVTVLDGSTPLVWLVRPTAALTALHEAVWAALDGADGHRPWHAPGRWVPHLSLALRFRDHDRRLARALTDGDRPEGRFVAARSYDGDTRTVHPLGGGIRTARLPGDGT, encoded by the coding sequence GTGCGTACGGTCGAACTGCTCTGCTGCCCGACGCTGGAGGAGACGGTGCGCGCCGCCTGGGGCCGGCTGGCCGGGGCGGGGCTGCCCAGCCTGGCCCGGCACGGCCACCCGACCAACCGGCCGCACCTGACGCTGGCGGCCGTCGAGGCGTTCCCGCCCGGCGCGGTCGACCGGCTCGCCGGGCTCCTCGACGCCGCGCTGCCCCTGCCGGTCCGGCTGGAGCGGGTGACGGTGCTCGACGGCAGCACCCCGCTGGTCTGGCTGGTCCGGCCCACCGCCGCGTTGACCGCCCTGCACGAGGCGGTCTGGGCGGCGCTCGACGGGGCGGACGGCCACCGGCCCTGGCACGCCCCGGGCCGGTGGGTTCCGCATCTGAGTCTCGCGCTGCGCTTCCGCGATCACGACCGACGGTTGGCCCGTGCGCTTACCGACGGCGACCGGCCCGAGGGCCGGTTCGTGGCGGCGCGCAGCTACGACGGCGACACCCGCACCGTCCATCCGCTGGGCGGCGGCATCCGGACGGCCCGGCTGCCGGGTGACGGCACCTGA
- a CDS encoding DEAD/DEAH box helicase, with protein sequence MSSAPTPTDLSAPGDSDTVPAFVDLGLRAELLGALSALGYEEPTPIQREAIPLLLAGRDLLGQAATGTGKTAAFALPLLQRMPDDRSGGDPVSLVLVPTRELAVQVSEAFHRYGKDLGARVLPIYGGQPIGRQLRALDLGVDVVVATPGRALDHIARGTLRLGSLATVVLDEADEMLDMGFAEDIEAILEHAPAQRQTVLFSATMPARIDGLARKHLTDPERIQIGREQPVAGEAPRVRQSAYIVTRAHKPAVLGRVLDVESPTAAIVFCRSREEVDRLTETMNGRGYRAEALHGGMSQEQRDRVMGRLRAGTADLLVATDVAARGLDVEQLTHVVNYDVPSAPESYVHRIGRVGRAGREGVAITLAEPREHRMLKTIERVTGQRIDIDKIPTVADLRTRRMALTQAALRESLLEDDLDPFRVIVESLSDEFDLMEVALAAVKLAHEAALPGSDDEEEIPQVAVRAPRESRPGFEGRGGERRGGGRSRTGGTAQVFIGLGRRAGVRPQDLVGAITGETNVSGRDIGSIEIADRFSLVEVPQGVADEVIAGLRNSTIKGRKATVRRDRGGEGH encoded by the coding sequence ATGAGTTCCGCACCTACACCGACCGACCTCTCCGCCCCCGGCGACTCCGACACGGTGCCCGCCTTCGTGGATCTCGGGCTGCGCGCCGAACTGCTGGGCGCCCTCTCCGCGCTCGGCTACGAGGAGCCGACCCCGATCCAACGGGAGGCCATCCCGCTGCTGCTGGCCGGCCGGGACCTGCTCGGGCAGGCGGCGACCGGTACGGGCAAGACCGCCGCGTTCGCCCTGCCGCTGTTGCAGCGGATGCCGGACGACCGCAGCGGCGGCGACCCGGTGTCGCTGGTGCTGGTGCCCACCCGGGAGCTGGCGGTGCAGGTCTCCGAGGCGTTCCACCGATACGGCAAGGACCTCGGTGCCCGGGTGCTGCCCATCTACGGTGGCCAGCCGATCGGCCGCCAGCTCCGCGCCCTGGACCTGGGCGTGGACGTGGTGGTGGCGACCCCGGGCCGGGCACTGGACCACATCGCCCGGGGCACCCTGCGGCTGGGTTCGCTGGCCACGGTGGTGCTGGACGAGGCCGACGAGATGCTCGACATGGGCTTCGCCGAGGACATCGAGGCGATCCTGGAGCACGCGCCCGCCCAGCGCCAGACGGTGCTCTTCTCGGCCACCATGCCGGCCCGGATCGACGGACTGGCCCGTAAGCACCTGACCGACCCGGAACGGATCCAGATCGGGCGCGAGCAGCCGGTGGCCGGCGAGGCACCCCGGGTACGGCAGAGCGCGTACATCGTCACCCGGGCGCACAAGCCGGCGGTGTTGGGTCGGGTGCTGGACGTGGAGTCCCCGACGGCGGCGATCGTGTTCTGCCGCAGCCGGGAGGAGGTGGACCGGCTCACCGAGACGATGAACGGGCGCGGCTACCGGGCCGAGGCGCTGCACGGCGGGATGAGCCAGGAGCAGCGGGACCGGGTGATGGGACGGCTGCGTGCCGGCACCGCCGACCTGCTGGTGGCCACCGACGTGGCGGCCCGCGGGCTGGACGTCGAGCAGCTCACCCACGTGGTCAACTACGACGTGCCGTCGGCTCCTGAGTCGTACGTGCACCGGATCGGCCGGGTGGGCCGGGCCGGTCGGGAGGGGGTGGCGATCACCCTCGCCGAGCCCCGGGAGCACCGGATGCTCAAGACCATCGAGCGGGTCACCGGCCAACGGATCGACATCGACAAGATCCCGACGGTGGCCGACCTGCGGACCCGACGGATGGCACTGACCCAGGCGGCGCTGCGGGAGAGCCTGCTGGAGGACGACCTGGACCCGTTCCGGGTGATCGTCGAGTCGCTGTCCGACGAGTTCGACCTGATGGAGGTGGCGCTGGCGGCCGTCAAGCTGGCCCACGAGGCGGCCCTGCCGGGCTCCGACGACGAGGAGGAGATCCCACAGGTGGCGGTCCGGGCGCCCCGGGAGTCCCGACCGGGGTTCGAGGGTCGGGGTGGGGAGCGGCGCGGTGGCGGCCGGTCCCGCACGGGCGGCACCGCGCAGGTCTTCATCGGCCTGGGCCGCCGCGCCGGGGTCCGCCCGCAGGACCTGGTCGGTGCGATCACCGGGGAGACCAACGTCAGCGGCCGGGACATCGGCTCGATCGAGATCGCCGACCGGTTCTCCCTGGTGGAGGTGCCGCAGGGCGTCGCCGACGAGGTGATCGCGGGCCTGCGCAACAGCACCATCAAGGGCCGCAAGGCGACCGTACGGCGCGACCGCGGCGGCGAGGGGCACTGA
- a CDS encoding DoxX family protein, which yields MNVFLWILQILLAALFAGAGLTKLTQPKEKLRDRMSWVENVPPTQVKALGAVEVLAAIGLILPGLTGIATVLTPLAAVGLVIVMAGAVVVHARAKEHPGTALTAVLLVLAAIVAWGRFGPYPL from the coding sequence GTGAACGTGTTCCTGTGGATACTGCAGATCCTGCTCGCCGCGCTCTTCGCCGGCGCGGGACTGACCAAGCTGACCCAACCCAAGGAGAAGCTGCGCGACCGGATGAGCTGGGTGGAGAACGTGCCGCCCACCCAGGTCAAGGCGCTCGGCGCGGTCGAGGTGCTGGCCGCGATCGGGCTGATCCTGCCCGGCCTCACCGGCATCGCCACGGTGCTCACCCCGCTGGCCGCCGTCGGGCTGGTGATCGTGATGGCCGGCGCGGTCGTGGTGCACGCCCGGGCCAAGGAGCACCCGGGCACGGCGCTGACCGCGGTGCTGCTGGTCCTGGCGGCGATCGTCGCCTGGGGTCGCTTCGGGCCGTACCCGCTGTGA
- the lon gene encoding endopeptidase La — MATLPVLPLTDVVLLPGMVIPVTLDPTTQAAVDAARASGDKTLLAVPRIDGEYGPVGTIATIEKVGRLPDGEPAAVVRGLARARIGSGVPGPGAALWVEATRLDEPAPAGRARELAREYRALMTSVLQQRGAWQVIDAMERMTDLSELADAAGYAPWLSLGQKTELLAAPDVNARLELLVGWVREHLAEQEVTEQINSDVRDGLEKSQREFLLRQQLAAIRKELGEDEPDGSADYRARVEAADLPEKVREAALREVGKLERASDASPEAGWIRTWLDTVLEMPWSTRTEDDTDLAAARAVLDADHAGLADVKDRILEYLAVRNRRAERNLGVVGGRGSGAVLALAGPPGVGKTSLGESVARALGRNFVRVSLGGVRDEAEIRGHRRTYVGALPGRIVRALREAGSMNPVVLLDEVDKLAVGYAGDPAAALLEVLDPAQNHTFRDHYLEVDLDLSDVLFLATANVVESIPGPLLDRMELVTLDGYTEDEKVAIARDHLLPRQLQRAGLTAEEVTVADEALARIAGEHTREAGVRQLERALAKILRKVAVGLATDPAPVRVDIGNLARYLGRPKFTPESAERTAVPGVATGLAVTGAGGDVLFIEATSMEGEPGLTLTGQLGDVMKESAHIAWSYLRSHGRRYGLDPNVLAGHRIHLHVPAGAVPKDGPSAGITMVTALASLVTGRPVRPEFGMTGEVTLSGRVLPIGGVKQKLLAAHRAGLTEVIIPARNEPDLDDLPTEVRQALTVHTLADVADVLALALRPADIDAETLGGRPVGAA; from the coding sequence ATGGCAACCCTTCCGGTACTTCCCCTGACCGACGTCGTCCTGCTGCCCGGCATGGTCATCCCGGTGACCCTCGACCCGACCACCCAGGCCGCGGTCGACGCGGCCCGGGCCAGCGGTGACAAGACCCTGCTCGCCGTGCCGCGCATCGACGGCGAGTACGGCCCCGTCGGCACGATCGCCACCATCGAGAAGGTGGGCCGGCTCCCCGACGGTGAACCCGCCGCCGTGGTGCGCGGCCTGGCCCGCGCCCGGATCGGCTCCGGGGTCCCCGGGCCCGGCGCCGCCCTCTGGGTGGAGGCCACCCGACTCGACGAACCCGCACCCGCCGGTCGCGCCCGTGAGCTGGCCCGGGAGTACCGGGCCCTGATGACCTCCGTCCTTCAACAGCGGGGCGCCTGGCAGGTCATCGATGCGATGGAGCGGATGACCGACCTGTCCGAACTGGCCGACGCGGCCGGCTACGCGCCCTGGCTCAGCCTGGGCCAGAAGACCGAACTGCTCGCCGCGCCGGACGTCAACGCCCGGCTGGAACTGCTGGTCGGCTGGGTCAGGGAGCACCTGGCCGAGCAGGAGGTCACCGAGCAGATCAACAGCGACGTCCGGGACGGGCTGGAGAAGTCCCAGCGGGAGTTCCTGCTCCGCCAGCAGCTCGCCGCGATCCGCAAGGAACTGGGCGAGGACGAGCCGGACGGCTCTGCCGACTACCGCGCCCGGGTCGAGGCGGCCGACCTGCCGGAGAAGGTCCGCGAGGCGGCCCTGCGCGAGGTCGGCAAGCTGGAACGGGCCAGCGACGCCTCTCCGGAGGCGGGCTGGATCCGGACCTGGCTGGACACGGTGCTGGAGATGCCGTGGAGCACCCGGACCGAGGACGACACCGACCTGGCGGCGGCCCGTGCGGTGCTCGACGCCGACCACGCCGGCCTGGCCGACGTGAAGGACCGCATCCTGGAGTACCTCGCGGTGCGCAACCGCCGCGCCGAGCGCAACCTCGGCGTGGTCGGCGGGCGCGGTTCCGGCGCGGTGCTCGCCCTCGCCGGCCCGCCCGGCGTCGGCAAGACCAGCCTCGGCGAGTCGGTGGCCCGCGCGCTGGGCCGCAACTTCGTCCGGGTGTCGCTCGGCGGCGTCCGCGACGAGGCCGAGATCCGCGGCCACCGGCGCACCTACGTCGGGGCACTGCCCGGTCGGATCGTCCGCGCACTGCGCGAGGCCGGCTCGATGAATCCGGTGGTGCTCCTCGACGAGGTCGACAAGCTGGCAGTCGGGTACGCCGGTGATCCGGCCGCCGCCCTGCTGGAGGTGCTCGACCCGGCGCAGAACCACACCTTCCGGGACCACTACCTGGAGGTCGACCTCGACCTGTCCGACGTGCTTTTCCTGGCCACCGCCAACGTGGTGGAGAGCATCCCCGGCCCGCTGCTGGACCGGATGGAACTGGTCACCCTGGACGGGTACACCGAGGACGAGAAGGTGGCCATCGCCCGCGACCACCTGCTGCCCCGGCAGCTCCAGCGGGCCGGGCTGACCGCCGAGGAGGTCACCGTGGCCGACGAGGCCCTCGCCCGGATCGCCGGGGAGCACACCCGGGAGGCCGGCGTCCGGCAGCTCGAACGGGCCCTGGCGAAGATCCTGCGCAAGGTCGCCGTCGGCCTGGCCACCGACCCGGCCCCGGTCCGGGTCGACATCGGCAACCTGGCCCGCTACCTGGGCCGGCCGAAGTTCACCCCGGAGTCGGCCGAGCGGACGGCGGTGCCCGGCGTGGCCACCGGCCTGGCCGTCACCGGTGCGGGTGGCGACGTGCTCTTCATCGAGGCCACCAGCATGGAGGGCGAGCCCGGGTTGACCCTGACCGGGCAGCTCGGCGACGTGATGAAGGAGTCCGCCCACATCGCGTGGTCGTACCTGCGCTCCCACGGGAGGCGGTACGGCCTCGACCCGAACGTCCTCGCCGGACACCGGATCCACCTGCACGTCCCGGCGGGCGCGGTGCCCAAGGACGGCCCGAGCGCCGGCATCACCATGGTCACCGCGCTGGCCTCGCTGGTGACCGGCCGACCGGTGCGGCCCGAGTTCGGGATGACCGGTGAGGTGACGCTCTCCGGCCGGGTGCTGCCGATCGGCGGGGTGAAGCAGAAGCTGCTCGCCGCGCACCGGGCCGGCCTCACCGAGGTGATCATCCCGGCCCGCAACGAGCCGGACCTCGACGACCTGCCCACCGAGGTACGCCAGGCATTGACCGTGCACACCCTGGCCGACGTCGCCGACGTGCTCGCCCTGGCGTTGCGCCCGGCCGACATCGACGCGGAGACGCTCGGCGGTCGGCCGGTCGGCGCCGCCTGA
- a CDS encoding histone-like nucleoid-structuring protein Lsr2, translating into MARKVITVLTDDLDGGKADRTVEFSLDGAAYTIDLSDENAGVLRKTLDAYITAGRRMGRGVVDAGRPARRPARAGVSGMDREQNRAIREWATKNGHEISERGRIPVSVVEAWKNR; encoded by the coding sequence ATGGCAAGGAAAGTAATCACCGTTCTGACCGACGACCTCGACGGCGGAAAGGCCGATCGGACCGTCGAGTTCAGCCTGGACGGGGCGGCGTACACCATCGATCTCTCCGACGAGAACGCGGGGGTGCTGCGCAAGACGCTCGACGCATACATCACCGCTGGCCGCCGAATGGGTCGGGGCGTGGTCGACGCCGGTCGCCCGGCTCGCCGCCCCGCGCGGGCCGGGGTCTCGGGAATGGATCGCGAGCAGAACCGCGCCATCCGGGAATGGGCGACCAAGAACGGCCACGAGATTTCCGAGCGTGGTCGCATCCCGGTGTCGGTCGTGGAGGCGTGGAAGAACCGCTGA
- a CDS encoding DICT sensory domain-containing protein codes for MLHDGPAPELLTKRSLVTVSHAIERSALATAEDGPLVVIALFQRMPYFLREQARYGRIAASAAVTVVGLVGETPPELPPGAYAVALDESEELAREWSVVALTPRFGASLVARDQREVAAAGTLEEGRLFSGRWGFRRDEALHEVIRLRAQLGDRLPPAALTAIDQVLRRVRDLPATPGESRAEAALRLMAERVDRAHRSGSDRVGEPVEGPPGLVDEPTLHRWTGMGGVTAAGTLPVALIGVRVSEPAGAPERFGRRSAAREAQAVIAALTAPLRPVDRAVRLAPDEYLLVLPALTREEALAVAGQVHASVAGLARSYPFVSFAVHAAVTVTDRRPMPVAEVRHAVGWAAREGVPVATVAREAVASAAQH; via the coding sequence GTGCTGCACGACGGACCGGCCCCGGAACTGTTGACCAAGCGGAGTCTCGTCACGGTCTCCCACGCCATCGAGCGGTCGGCGCTGGCCACCGCCGAGGACGGGCCACTGGTGGTGATCGCCCTGTTCCAGCGGATGCCCTACTTCCTGCGGGAACAGGCCCGCTACGGCCGGATCGCGGCCAGCGCGGCGGTCACCGTGGTCGGGCTGGTCGGGGAGACACCACCGGAGCTGCCACCCGGGGCGTACGCGGTGGCGCTTGACGAATCCGAGGAGCTTGCGCGGGAGTGGAGCGTGGTGGCGCTGACCCCTCGGTTCGGGGCCAGCCTGGTGGCCCGGGACCAGCGTGAGGTGGCGGCGGCCGGCACGCTGGAGGAGGGTCGGCTCTTCTCCGGCCGCTGGGGCTTCCGCCGGGACGAGGCCCTGCACGAGGTGATCCGGCTGCGGGCGCAGCTCGGCGACCGGCTCCCCCCGGCCGCACTGACCGCGATCGACCAGGTGCTACGCCGGGTCCGGGACCTGCCGGCGACCCCCGGCGAGAGCCGGGCCGAGGCGGCGTTGCGGCTGATGGCCGAGCGGGTAGACCGCGCCCACCGCAGCGGGTCGGATCGGGTCGGCGAGCCGGTGGAGGGCCCGCCGGGGCTGGTGGACGAGCCGACGCTGCACCGCTGGACCGGGATGGGCGGGGTGACCGCCGCAGGCACCCTGCCGGTGGCCCTGATCGGGGTACGGGTCAGTGAGCCCGCCGGCGCCCCCGAACGCTTCGGACGGCGCAGCGCCGCCCGGGAGGCGCAGGCCGTGATCGCCGCGCTGACCGCGCCACTGCGGCCGGTGGACCGGGCGGTCCGCCTCGCCCCCGACGAGTACCTGCTGGTCCTGCCGGCGTTGACCCGGGAGGAGGCGCTGGCGGTGGCCGGTCAGGTGCACGCCTCGGTGGCCGGGCTCGCCCGGTCGTACCCCTTCGTGTCCTTCGCGGTGCACGCGGCGGTCACCGTGACCGACCGGCGGCCGATGCCGGTGGCCGAGGTCCGGCATGCCGTCGGGTGGGCGGCCCGGGAGGGCGTTCCGGTGGCCACTGTCGCCCGGGAGGCCGTCGCGAGCGCCGCCCAGCACTGA
- a CDS encoding helical backbone metal receptor — translation MRVVSLVPSLTEAVAATVPEMLVGATDWCVHPAGLDVARVGGSKYPDLDRIRELRPDLVLLNVEENRRADADALTAAGVPVLVTYPRTVPQALDELAGMLAALGVTGEPRWLTDARRAWADPTVGAGVRRAVVPVWRRPWVVLGGDTFAGDVLRRLGVVNLYDDDPERYPRPGLDALRARRPDLVVLPDEPYAFTAEDGPDAFPGVPCALVSGRHLTWYGPSLAEAPALLTAQLAVCGE, via the coding sequence ATGCGGGTGGTCTCGTTGGTGCCGTCGCTGACCGAGGCGGTGGCGGCGACCGTACCGGAGATGCTGGTCGGCGCGACCGACTGGTGCGTCCACCCGGCGGGGCTGGACGTCGCCCGGGTCGGCGGCAGCAAGTACCCCGACCTGGACCGCATCCGGGAGCTGCGGCCGGACCTGGTGCTGCTCAACGTGGAGGAGAACCGGCGGGCCGACGCGGACGCGCTCACCGCGGCCGGGGTGCCGGTGCTGGTCACCTACCCGCGGACCGTACCGCAGGCGCTTGACGAGCTGGCCGGGATGCTCGCCGCGCTGGGGGTCACCGGGGAACCCCGCTGGCTGACCGACGCCCGCCGGGCCTGGGCCGATCCCACCGTCGGGGCCGGGGTCCGCCGGGCCGTGGTGCCGGTGTGGCGTCGTCCTTGGGTGGTCCTCGGCGGGGACACCTTCGCCGGGGACGTGCTGCGCCGACTCGGGGTGGTCAACCTGTACGACGACGACCCGGAGCGCTATCCGCGTCCCGGCCTCGACGCGCTGCGGGCCCGCCGGCCCGACCTGGTGGTGCTCCCCGACGAGCCGTACGCGTTCACCGCCGAGGACGGGCCGGACGCCTTCCCCGGCGTCCCCTGCGCGCTGGTCTCCGGCCGCCATCTCACCTGGTACGGCCCGTCCCTGGCCGAGGCACCCGCCCTGCTCACCGCCCAGCTCGCGGTCTGCGGGGAGTGA
- a CDS encoding CBS domain-containing protein, whose product MRTWQVDDVMTREVATVGEETPYRAIVDVLIRRGISAVPVVDGFRRVLGVVSEADLLHKVEHSGAQEERRVFVGRRRRESLEKAEALLAGELMTAPAVTTRPGASLPAAARLMDREAVKRLPVLDDLGRLVGIVTRSDLLKVHLRSDAEIREDVVQEVLRRVLAVRDGLVTVQVRDGAVTLDGRLDRRTAAELAVKLAGQVSGVVQVTSTIGYDLDDATVAQRTPGGVTPVA is encoded by the coding sequence ATGAGGACGTGGCAGGTGGACGACGTGATGACCCGGGAGGTAGCCACGGTGGGGGAGGAGACCCCCTACCGGGCGATCGTCGACGTGCTGATCCGGCGGGGCATCAGCGCGGTGCCGGTGGTGGACGGGTTCCGTCGGGTGCTGGGTGTGGTGTCCGAGGCGGACCTGCTGCACAAGGTGGAGCATTCCGGGGCGCAGGAGGAGCGGCGGGTCTTCGTGGGCCGGCGGCGTCGGGAGTCCCTGGAGAAGGCCGAGGCGCTGCTGGCGGGGGAGCTGATGACAGCGCCGGCCGTCACCACCCGTCCGGGGGCGTCGCTGCCGGCGGCGGCGCGGCTGATGGACCGGGAGGCGGTCAAGCGGCTGCCCGTCCTCGACGACCTGGGCCGGCTGGTGGGCATCGTCACCCGCAGCGACCTGCTGAAGGTGCACCTGCGCAGCGACGCCGAGATCCGCGAGGACGTGGTGCAGGAGGTGTTGCGGCGGGTGCTGGCCGTCCGGGACGGTCTGGTCACCGTGCAGGTCCGCGACGGCGCGGTGACGCTGGACGGCCGGCTGGACCGGCGGACCGCCGCCGAGCTGGCGGTGAAGCTCGCCGGCCAGGTCAGCGGGGTGGTCCAGGTGACCAGCACCATCGGGTACGACCTGGACGACGCCACCGTGGCGCAGCGGACGCCGGGCGGGGTCACCCCGGTGGCCTGA
- a CDS encoding FKBP-type peptidyl-prolyl cis-trans isomerase: MNTPQAGKPEIGPIEGAAPADLVIEDITVGDGPEAQPGQLANVHYVGVSHSTGREFDASWNRGEAFEFPLGGGQVIAGWDQGVVGMKVGGRRRLTIPPHLGYGSRGAGGVIKPNETLVFVVDLLGVR, from the coding sequence ATGAACACGCCCCAGGCAGGCAAGCCGGAGATCGGCCCGATCGAGGGTGCCGCGCCGGCCGACCTCGTCATCGAGGACATCACCGTCGGCGACGGCCCCGAGGCCCAGCCGGGCCAGCTGGCCAACGTGCACTACGTCGGGGTGTCCCACTCCACCGGCCGCGAGTTCGACGCTTCCTGGAACCGCGGCGAGGCCTTCGAGTTCCCCCTGGGCGGCGGCCAGGTCATCGCCGGCTGGGACCAGGGTGTGGTGGGCATGAAGGTCGGCGGCCGTCGCCGGCTCACCATCCCGCCGCACCTGGGCTACGGCAGCCGGGGCGCGGGCGGCGTCATCAAGCCCAACGAGACCCTGGTCTTCGTCGTCGACCTGCTCGGCGTCCGCTGA